The genomic segment GGGGTGTCGCGATTAAACCCGCTGAGGGTTATTTCAGCCGCCGGCAGATCTCGGTCAGCAGACTCGCCAACCGGTCGGCCGCTCTGTGGGCTGTGTCGGTCACCTCTTCATGGGTTAATTTGTTTTTGCTGATGCCGGTGCCCTGATTGGTGATCAGCGAAAGGCCCAGCACGCGGAGATGCCGTTGACGGGCGGCGATCACTTCCGGAACCGTGGACATGGAGACCGCATCGCCGCCGAGTTTTTGCAGCATTTTTACTTCAGCGGCGGTTTCATAGGCCGGTCCGGCCATCCAGCAAAAAACGCC from the bacterium genome contains:
- a CDS encoding purine-nucleoside phosphorylase, with the protein product MGPRFPNMYQCYDPELIQIALSAGQHLQIPLRQGVFCWMAGPAYETAAEVKMLQKLGGDAVSMSTVPEVIAARQRHLRVLGLSLITNQGTGISKNKLTHEEVTDTAHRAADRLASLLTEICRRLK